CGCCACGCCTACTTCATATTCTTCTTTCCATTGCAACATTTGCTAACACCCTTTCCGCCACACATCCAGAACCCATTTTAAACTGACTTGATTATACCATACATCCCCTGAACATTTCCAAATAAATTCTTAATTAGTTTTCATTATTAAATGCTTTGCTTAACCTTTATCTCTTCCTCATACCAAGCAACGCCATTGCCTCCCTGGCTCTTTACACGATACATCGCCAAATCGGCCAATTGCACCAGCTCATCCCAGCTGCTGGCGTGCTTCTCCGACATGGCCAAACCCAAACTTACGGTTGTCTGAATGATCTTACCCGCCCCCCAGGGAACGAGCAAATTCTCCGCTTTTTGCTGCACGATCTTCGCGGTAGCCGTCAAAGCCTGCCGATCCGCTTGTTGCATAACCACCAAAAATTCATCGCCGGCATAGCGGAACAGCGCCGCTTCCGGCTGCAAGTTTTGCTTGATTTCTTGGGCTAGAGAGACTAAATAGCAATCGCCTGCTCGATGTCCGAATGAATCGTTAATATCCTTAAATTTGTCGATATCGATCATCATCACCGCGATCGCCCCTTGCCGCCGCGAATACAGTTGGGCAAAATAACCGTCCATCGCCCGTCGGTTCGGCACGCTGGTCAGCGAATCGGTTTCCGCCTGCTGCTGGACCTGCAGGCTCATCTTGTGCATAATCATCCAAAACATTCCCAGAGACAACGCGACATACAAACAAAGCAGGCCCGCTAAAGGCAACGTATGCCATAAACTGTTCTGTACCTGCGCTTCATGCGACAAGGGTTCTATAAAAGCAGCCACAACGCGGATCGCCATAATTCCCATGTTCGCGAAAAACACGCCGCGCAAAAACCGTTTAGGCGCTTCTTCTTGCTCTCCATTTGTACGAAGCATCAGTACGCCAAGAATACACAGGCAAGCAGACAGCACACTGTAGCAAACGATACGCCATTCTAAGGAAGGAAGAAAATACGTAAAAAAAGACGCCAAGCCCAACTGTACAGCCACTATGCTTAACGCCCAACCGCGGTAAAGACCAGGCTGGCCTATATAATACCCCAACCCTTCCTGCAGCGCCACTTGGCCGCCAAGCAAAAGCACATTGCATACAACAATAGAGAAAAAATCAGGTATCGCGTAACGCAACGCCAACAACGCCGTACCCAATAGAAAAAACAGCTGACTTACACTCCAAAAGCCAGTAATATTGCGCATCGAAGATGTATAGCGCCACGCCAGCAGCATAACCAAGCTGTTAACGGCAGCCACCAACATTAGGGAAATTACAAGCGTTCTCAAGTCCAATTGCATCGCACAACTCCTATTTGCTCGCTCCAGACTTCCACAACCGTTTCAACCCCTATCCCCTGCTTCTAGTTTTTGCTGAAATGATTTTCACATTGCTTTGAATCAACGCATTTTCTCCTTTCCTATATTCCCGTTCACACCTAAAAGTCCTGCAGCAATGGGTACTATGTCTTAAAAAAAGCAAGCTGTTTGCCAGGCAAACAGCTTGCTTTGAATGGATCCTCTTTCTTCATTCGGTTGTCATCTGCAAAAAATACTGGTGAATGCGGTCATCAGTAGTCAGTTCCGGATGAAAGGAAGTTACTAACATCTTCCCTTGGCGAGCAATGACTGCTTTGCCATTCACCTCTGCCAAAACTTGCACGGCTGGCCCCGCCTGTTCCAGATAAGGAGCGCGAATAAATACGGCGCAAATGGGCTTCTCACCAGCTTCCAGCTCCGGTACAAACAAATCCGCTTCAAAGCTTTCCCGCTGCCGCCCAAAGGCATTGCGCCGCACCCTAGCGTCAAAAAGCCCCAGACGCGGCTGATCGCTGCCGATAATATCCCGGCAAAGAAGAATCATACCGGCACAAGTTCCGTAAATGGCCATGCCTTCTGCATACCGTTCTTGAATTTTCTCCAGTAAACCGAAGGCCACCATAAGCTTGCCAATGGTCGTACTTTCCCCTCCCGGCAGAACCAGACCATCCAATCCTTCCAACTCCGCTGCCTTACGCACTTCGCAGACTTTTGCCCCACAGCGTTCCAGCATCTGCTTATGCTCTCGAAAAGCGCCCTGCAGCGCCAATACCCCGATTTTCATCGTTCTACCAGCCGCGTTCCTGCATGCGCTCATGTGCAGGAATCACGTCAATCTCAATACCGACCATGGCCTCTCCCAAATCGCGAGAGATTTCCGCCAACATCTTCGGATCGTTATAATACGTAGTCGCCGCTACGATGGCCTTGGCCCGTTTCACAGGGTCCCCGGATTTAAAAATGCCGGAGCCCACAAACACGCCGTCGCAGCCCAACTGCATCATCAATGCTGCATCTGCCGGAGTAGCAATGCCTCCAGCGGCAAAGTTAACTACCGGCAGACGGCCTAAGCTGCGCACTTCCCAGACTAGCTCCAAGGGAGCTGCCATGTTTTTAGCAAACGAGGCCACTTCTTCTTCCGGCAAGTTCTGCAGCACTCTGATTTCACTGGAAACCATGCGCATATGTTTGACTGCTTCCACCACATTGCCTGTTCCCGGTTCGCCTTTGGTTCGAATCATGGCCGCGCCCTCGCCAATGCGCCGCAGCGCTTCGCCCAAGTTTTTAGCCCCGCACACAAATGGCGCCTTAAAATTATGTTTATTAATGTGGAACTTATCATCTGCAGGCGTAAGAACTTCGCTCTCGTCAATATAGTCAGCTCCAAGAGCCTCTAAAATCTGCGCTTCCACAAAATGCCCAATTCGCGCCTTAGCCATAACCGGAATGGTCGCCACTTCCATAATCCGCTGCACTACCGTAGGATCAGCCATGCGGGCTACGCCGCCAGCGGCTCGGATATCCGCCGGCACCCGTTCCAGCGCCATAACGGCGCAAGCACCGGCCTCTTCCGCAATTTTCGCCTGCTCCGGCGTTGTAACATCCATAATCACGCCGCCTTTGAGCATCTCCGCCAACCCGGCTTTCACTCGAAAGGTTCCTTGTTGCATCGTACTTCCTCCTATTACTTCCCTCAGCGAAAAGTTAACAGTTCCGCCTCAGGTCTCTTGAAAAATCAAGCGTTTTGCAAAACACAACTGTAGTATAAACCAAATCTGATCCTATTGAAATATACAGAAAAAGCATTTAATGCAAGTACAGATTTGCAAAAAACAAGGCTGCAGCCAACTTTTTCAGAAGTTTAGCCACAGCCCTAACCAATTCGCTTATGTAGTTTACGCAGTTCCTTCGGAATGTTTTTTCAATTGCCGTACAATGTCTCGCGCAAAGGGGCCCAAATCTCCTTCGGCATAGGACTTTAGCGTCCCTGCCGCCACTTGGCTGATGGCGCTTTGAATGACTGCGGGATCGCAAACGTCCAGTTTATGACGCAGCGTGCTCTCAATATGCACCGCCGCCTCCAGCGCCGCCTGCGTAGCAATACGGTTGATTTCCGTCACTACGTCCGCCACACCCACGCAGGTTTTGCCCACAGGCGAAAAAAGCTCCTTCGCCAGAGAAACCAGCTTCTCGGGTCCCTGATCGATCACGATCACTGGATGCTCCCCTTGCGCCATATGATCCGCCTGTCCGACAATTTTTACGCCCAGCGATCGCAGCGGCTCTTCAGTAGCTACATCCAGTTGTTTGCGGCTTAATGCCGTTGCCACGGAAAGCACGGCATAAGGACGCTCCAGCTTGGCCAGCGTATTTAAAGCCTGCGCCGCCACCGGTCCCGGCACAGCCAAGACAACAATCGCCTCCTCCGGCAACTGCTCTTTGGCTGCAACCGCCGTCACGCCCAGTTCCGCCGCCGCTTCGTGCGCCACCTTTTCATCTCGGTCAAAAAAGATAATTTCATGCTGGTTCTTCCACAATAAGCCTAGCGCACGCCCTAACCGGCCTGCACCGATAATGATAATTCTCATTTCGCCGCCTCCCTTAGGGAACCACTATTTTTTTACGAATTACGCAGCTCTTTCAGTCTTCGTTCCACCCATTCTCGACGCGTAGCGTCGTCACCGGCGTATTTGAGATACTGTTCATAAGCGCCAATGGTTTCTTGCAGCAACTCCTGCCCCCAGCCGCCTTGCTTGCGACTCAGGCTTTCCAGCGCCAGCGCCTTGCTATAGTACGCCAAGCCATATTCCGGCTGCAAAGACAACGCCTTGCGGAAATCCGCCAACGCTTCATTTTCTTTCTGCTGCCGCAAGAACAGAGCGCCGCGATTATGCCAGAACATAGCCTGTTCCGGCTGAACCTCAATAGCCCGCGCATAATTATCAATTGCGCCGTTCAGGTTTTCTCCCGCCGCTTGCAAGTTAGCCAATTGATAGTACGCCATAGCCAGCTTCGGTTCCGCCTGCACCGCGGCGTTATAATCTGCCATAGCGCCTTCGTTGCGTCCTAATTTCCGCTGCACATTGCCGCGGTTGTAAAGCCAATATGCCTGTCCGGGCTGCCGTTTCAGCGCTTCGTCATAATCAATCAAGGCGGCTTCCCACTCGCCCAGAT
The nucleotide sequence above comes from uncultured Anaeromusa sp.. Encoded proteins:
- the pdxS gene encoding pyridoxal 5'-phosphate synthase lyase subunit PdxS — encoded protein: MQQGTFRVKAGLAEMLKGGVIMDVTTPEQAKIAEEAGACAVMALERVPADIRAAGGVARMADPTVVQRIMEVATIPVMAKARIGHFVEAQILEALGADYIDESEVLTPADDKFHINKHNFKAPFVCGAKNLGEALRRIGEGAAMIRTKGEPGTGNVVEAVKHMRMVSSEIRVLQNLPEEEVASFAKNMAAPLELVWEVRSLGRLPVVNFAAGGIATPADAALMMQLGCDGVFVGSGIFKSGDPVKRAKAIVAATTYYNDPKMLAEISRDLGEAMVGIEIDVIPAHERMQERGW
- the pdxT gene encoding pyridoxal 5'-phosphate synthase glutaminase subunit PdxT; this translates as MKIGVLALQGAFREHKQMLERCGAKVCEVRKAAELEGLDGLVLPGGESTTIGKLMVAFGLLEKIQERYAEGMAIYGTCAGMILLCRDIIGSDQPRLGLFDARVRRNAFGRQRESFEADLFVPELEAGEKPICAVFIRAPYLEQAGPAVQVLAEVNGKAVIARQGKMLVTSFHPELTTDDRIHQYFLQMTTE
- a CDS encoding GGDEF domain-containing protein; amino-acid sequence: MQLDLRTLVISLMLVAAVNSLVMLLAWRYTSSMRNITGFWSVSQLFFLLGTALLALRYAIPDFFSIVVCNVLLLGGQVALQEGLGYYIGQPGLYRGWALSIVAVQLGLASFFTYFLPSLEWRIVCYSVLSACLCILGVLMLRTNGEQEEAPKRFLRGVFFANMGIMAIRVVAAFIEPLSHEAQVQNSLWHTLPLAGLLCLYVALSLGMFWMIMHKMSLQVQQQAETDSLTSVPNRRAMDGYFAQLYSRRQGAIAVMMIDIDKFKDINDSFGHRAGDCYLVSLAQEIKQNLQPEAALFRYAGDEFLVVMQQADRQALTATAKIVQQKAENLLVPWGAGKIIQTTVSLGLAMSEKHASSWDELVQLADLAMYRVKSQGGNGVAWYEEEIKVKQSI
- a CDS encoding tetratricopeptide repeat protein; its protein translation is MLGNWKKGGAVLVLACCLCLPQAFGAAKPAAKAPVSATLLQQGDSAYAAQDYAQAETVYGTVLQQEKSAAVYVKRGNARYAQKRYQEALEDYNQALELSSASWSWYEQRGHAYLALEQWQQAADDYAKAALNSALSPDGFIYKGRALAALGQHQKAAEAYGQAMGLLAGRADLLAARAGELMYLGEWEAALIDYDEALKRQPGQAYWLYNRGNVQRKLGRNEGAMADYNAAVQAEPKLAMAYYQLANLQAAGENLNGAIDNYARAIEVQPEQAMFWHNRGALFLRQQKENEALADFRKALSLQPEYGLAYYSKALALESLSRKQGGWGQELLQETIGAYEQYLKYAGDDATRREWVERRLKELRNS
- a CDS encoding NAD(P)-binding domain-containing protein, which encodes MRIIIIGAGRLGRALGLLWKNQHEIIFFDRDEKVAHEAAAELGVTAVAAKEQLPEEAIVVLAVPGPVAAQALNTLAKLERPYAVLSVATALSRKQLDVATEEPLRSLGVKIVGQADHMAQGEHPVIVIDQGPEKLVSLAKELFSPVGKTCVGVADVVTEINRIATQAALEAAVHIESTLRHKLDVCDPAVIQSAISQVAAGTLKSYAEGDLGPFARDIVRQLKKHSEGTA